Proteins encoded in a region of the Haloarchaeobius salinus genome:
- a CDS encoding inorganic phosphate transporter, whose translation MVETLLLVGLVVAAFVGFNIGGSSTGVAFGPAVGSGVVSKAGAAGLMTAFALLGGLTVGRNVVDTMGGRIVPSSAFTLEASIAVLFFIGFALFLSNLVGVPASTSMTGVGAIAGLGLAQGNLDWDVMVTIVGYWVVAPVAAFWVSAVVGRYLYPSLVKRFAVGQTEGALVGLDRSGSIPRPVMGPGTTRRELVGTLLVIVIGCYMAFSAGASNVANAIAPLVGSGYLGMTPGILLAGAAIGVGAFTIARRTLDTMGSDLTDLPLLAALIVEVVSASIITALSVIGIPASFVVVATMSIVGLGWGRATRTVRLADTVEGKRPKRPQRPSVGALAAEAEDETVPTVSNPHPKGVEEGKTADIPAIGDEDPDDLPATSDLFEPRETARVIAMQNLVPVLATVAAFLLFRFVPSL comes from the coding sequence GTGGTCGAAACACTCCTCCTCGTTGGTCTCGTCGTCGCGGCGTTCGTCGGGTTCAACATCGGTGGCTCCTCGACCGGCGTCGCCTTCGGCCCGGCGGTCGGTAGCGGCGTCGTCTCGAAGGCCGGTGCCGCCGGCCTGATGACGGCGTTCGCCCTGCTCGGCGGGCTCACGGTCGGGCGGAACGTCGTCGACACGATGGGCGGTCGCATCGTCCCGTCGTCGGCGTTCACGCTGGAGGCGAGCATCGCCGTCCTCTTCTTCATCGGCTTCGCCCTGTTCCTCTCGAACCTCGTCGGCGTGCCGGCGTCGACGTCGATGACCGGGGTGGGAGCCATCGCCGGCCTCGGGCTGGCACAGGGCAACCTCGACTGGGACGTGATGGTGACCATCGTGGGCTACTGGGTGGTCGCCCCGGTCGCCGCGTTCTGGGTCAGCGCGGTCGTCGGTCGCTACCTCTACCCCAGTCTCGTCAAACGGTTCGCCGTCGGCCAGACCGAGGGGGCGCTCGTCGGACTCGACCGCTCGGGGTCGATCCCCCGGCCGGTCATGGGGCCCGGCACGACCCGCCGGGAGCTCGTCGGGACCCTCCTCGTCATCGTCATCGGCTGTTACATGGCGTTCTCCGCGGGCGCGTCGAACGTCGCCAACGCCATCGCGCCGCTGGTCGGGAGCGGCTACCTCGGCATGACGCCCGGTATCCTGCTCGCGGGGGCCGCCATCGGCGTCGGCGCGTTCACCATCGCCCGTCGCACCCTCGACACGATGGGCAGCGACCTCACCGACCTCCCGCTGCTGGCGGCGCTGATCGTCGAGGTCGTGAGCGCGAGCATCATCACGGCCCTGTCGGTCATCGGCATCCCCGCGAGCTTCGTCGTCGTCGCGACGATGAGCATCGTCGGTCTCGGCTGGGGCAGGGCGACACGGACCGTCCGTCTCGCGGACACCGTCGAGGGGAAGCGGCCCAAGCGGCCCCAGCGACCCAGCGTCGGCGCGCTCGCCGCCGAGGCGGAGGACGAGACCGTCCCGACGGTCTCCAACCCGCACCCGAAGGGCGTCGAGGAGGGCAAGACCGCCGACATCCCGGCGATCGGCGACGAGGATCCGGACGACCTGCCGGCCACGAGCGACCTGTTCGAGCCCCGCGAGACCGCCCGCGTCATCGCCATGCAGAACCTCGTCCCGGTGCTGGCGACCGTCGCCGCGTTCCTGCTGTTCCGGTTCGTCCCGTCGCTCTGA
- the fer gene encoding ferredoxin Fer produces MPTVEYLNYEVLDDNGWDMDDDDLFEKAADAGLGDEDYGSLEVNQGEYILEAAEAQGYDWPFSCRAGACANCAAIVMEGDIEMDMQQILSDEEVEEKNVRLTCIGSPTADEVKIVYNAKHLDYLQNRVI; encoded by the coding sequence ATGCCCACGGTAGAATACCTCAACTACGAAGTGCTGGACGACAACGGCTGGGACATGGACGACGACGACCTCTTCGAGAAGGCGGCCGACGCCGGCCTCGGCGACGAGGACTACGGCTCCCTCGAGGTCAACCAGGGCGAGTACATCCTCGAGGCCGCAGAGGCCCAGGGCTACGACTGGCCCTTCTCCTGCCGCGCTGGCGCGTGTGCGAACTGCGCCGCCATCGTCATGGAGGGCGACATCGAGATGGACATGCAGCAGATCCTCTCCGACGAGGAGGTCGAGGAGAAGAACGTCCGCCTGACATGCATCGGTTCCCCGACCGCCGACGAGGTCAAGATCGTCTACAACGCGAAGCACCTCGACTACCTCCAGAACCGCGTCATCTGA
- a CDS encoding helix-turn-helix domain-containing protein yields the protein MSAEPEPLRVTLSVWHPDCWTIETTERTDVGVLGRVVATTTGDRTTSLVTLYADRRRELDDGEETIRSFPQVDSVLPVPATTLGSAARTAEPGNATRDLLIDHDASAQISGAFLSREFVTARPVDTHDGRERWTLLTTRDREAVHDALARIADEQDADISVEGLTRTSDAAGEAPFSLTSLSARQREVFELARARGYYEWPKAVTGTELAEELGIATATLHEHLHKAEAKLLGR from the coding sequence ATGAGTGCCGAACCGGAGCCGCTCCGGGTGACGCTGTCGGTCTGGCACCCGGACTGCTGGACCATCGAGACGACGGAACGGACCGACGTCGGCGTCCTCGGGCGCGTCGTCGCGACGACGACCGGTGACCGGACCACGTCGCTCGTCACGCTCTACGCCGACCGCCGGCGCGAGCTCGACGACGGCGAGGAGACGATACGGTCGTTCCCCCAGGTCGACAGCGTGCTGCCGGTCCCCGCCACGACGCTCGGGTCGGCGGCACGGACCGCGGAGCCGGGGAACGCGACCCGCGACCTGCTCATCGACCACGACGCGAGCGCCCAGATCAGCGGTGCGTTCCTCTCCCGGGAGTTCGTCACCGCGCGCCCGGTCGACACGCACGACGGTCGGGAGCGCTGGACGCTCCTGACGACGCGGGACCGCGAGGCGGTCCACGACGCGCTGGCGCGCATCGCCGACGAACAGGACGCCGACATCAGCGTCGAGGGGCTCACGCGCACGAGCGACGCGGCGGGCGAGGCACCGTTCTCGCTCACGTCGCTCTCGGCCCGCCAGCGGGAGGTGTTCGAGCTCGCCCGCGCCAGGGGCTACTACGAGTGGCCGAAGGCGGTCACCGGCACGGAACTCGCCGAGGAGCTCGGGATCGCGACCGCGACGCTCCACGAGCACCTCCACAAGGCCGAGGCGAAGCTACTGGGACGCTGA
- a CDS encoding M20 family metallopeptidase, translated as MSPFEDGSDQYPTELAELAAVLVGIESENPPGNERACAEYVHDWFAHHDIDATLLDEPDPERPQVGARVGGGGSDDSDDGSGPTLVLNGHLDVVPAGDHDEWTHPPYEGTVEDGRLYGRGSVDMKTGVAVAMLTALRLRPDIVDGTLDGAVVVHAAMGEETAEPGTRALLEAGFTGDYGIVLEPTELRVATSEKGMAWYELSWPGEPTHASRPDNGVNPNEHVPTVLAALADYDAELRGRTDPLCGRAYGTVTQVVSGADSNKAVLPERAFVTLDRRILPDEQIEDVDGEVDALVAELERDHGIEATWERHETYASAEIPVDHELAEVVRDHTAALADAPTEPWGIRASTDVREFVERFDVPAITWGPGSLDQAHSVDEYIDLEEAETGLAVLERAARELLTVGHGDGDSASQ; from the coding sequence ATGAGTCCCTTCGAGGACGGCTCAGACCAGTACCCGACCGAGCTCGCCGAGCTCGCGGCCGTGCTGGTCGGCATCGAGTCCGAGAACCCGCCGGGGAACGAACGGGCCTGCGCCGAGTACGTCCACGACTGGTTCGCCCACCACGATATCGACGCGACGCTCCTCGACGAACCGGACCCGGAGCGTCCACAGGTCGGTGCTCGCGTCGGTGGCGGCGGCAGTGACGACAGTGACGACGGCAGCGGCCCCACCCTCGTGCTGAACGGCCACCTCGACGTCGTCCCCGCCGGCGACCACGACGAGTGGACGCACCCACCCTACGAGGGCACCGTCGAGGACGGCCGGCTCTACGGTCGCGGCAGCGTCGACATGAAGACGGGCGTCGCCGTCGCGATGCTCACCGCGCTCCGGCTGCGACCCGACATCGTGGACGGGACACTCGACGGCGCGGTCGTCGTCCACGCCGCGATGGGCGAGGAGACCGCCGAGCCCGGCACTCGTGCCCTCCTCGAAGCCGGCTTCACCGGCGACTACGGCATCGTCCTCGAACCGACCGAACTGCGCGTCGCGACGAGCGAGAAGGGGATGGCCTGGTACGAACTCTCCTGGCCGGGCGAGCCCACGCACGCGAGCCGTCCCGACAACGGGGTGAACCCGAACGAACACGTTCCGACGGTGCTCGCCGCGCTGGCCGACTACGACGCCGAACTCCGCGGACGGACCGACCCCCTCTGTGGCCGGGCGTACGGCACCGTCACACAGGTCGTCTCGGGGGCAGACTCGAACAAGGCGGTGCTGCCCGAGCGCGCGTTCGTGACGCTCGACCGCCGCATCCTCCCCGACGAGCAAATCGAGGACGTCGATGGAGAGGTCGACGCGCTGGTCGCCGAACTCGAACGCGACCACGGCATCGAGGCGACGTGGGAACGCCACGAGACGTACGCCTCCGCCGAGATTCCCGTCGACCACGAGCTGGCGGAGGTAGTGCGCGACCACACCGCCGCGCTCGCCGACGCTCCGACTGAGCCGTGGGGTATCCGCGCCTCGACGGACGTCCGCGAGTTCGTCGAACGGTTCGACGTGCCGGCCATCACCTGGGGTCCCGGGAGCCTGGACCAGGCCCACAGCGTCGACGAGTACATCGACCTCGAGGAGGCCGAGACGGGACTGGCGGTGCTCGAACGGGCGGCGCGCGAGCTTCTGACAGTCGGCCACGGCGACGGCGACTCAGCGTCCCAGTAG
- the thrC gene encoding threonine synthase, with the protein MTLDHVETLECTLCGATYDPEQVVYTCPNHEGVAGILEVVYDYDVIEERFDADLDGHIPNQWKYRAFLPVDTDAEAVTLDEGGTDLLDAPRLGDELGVDLRVKNDGLNPTGCFKDRATSIAATKARFAGQDVVTCASTGNAAASLAGYAARAGLDCRIFVPAAAPEGKLVQPRVYGADVLAVDGSYDEAYDLSLEVTDAYGWYNRNAAINPFQIEGKRTVGHELAEQTRDEIPDWVVFSMGDGCTIAGCWKGLREFAELGYVDDTPKMLGVQPEGASAIHDAFHGAEDHEMVAETLADAVAVGRPRNTVKACRALEESGGTAVTVTDDAILDAETLLGRTEGIYAEPSGAAPVAGIRKAREQGIIEPDESVVAVVTGFGLKDTQGAKQAIGDVTEVAPSLDDVAALYGASDDGDGDESSLTGRGA; encoded by the coding sequence ATGACCCTCGACCACGTCGAGACGCTCGAATGCACGCTCTGCGGCGCGACGTACGACCCCGAACAGGTCGTCTACACCTGCCCGAACCACGAGGGAGTGGCGGGCATCCTTGAGGTCGTCTACGACTACGACGTCATCGAGGAGCGGTTCGACGCCGACCTCGACGGACACATCCCGAACCAGTGGAAGTACCGCGCGTTCCTGCCGGTCGACACGGACGCCGAGGCGGTAACGCTCGACGAGGGCGGCACCGACCTGCTCGACGCCCCGCGCCTCGGCGACGAACTCGGCGTCGACCTCCGGGTGAAGAACGACGGGCTGAACCCGACCGGCTGCTTCAAGGACCGCGCGACGAGCATCGCCGCGACGAAGGCACGGTTCGCGGGACAGGACGTCGTCACCTGCGCGTCGACGGGCAACGCGGCGGCCTCGCTCGCGGGCTACGCGGCGCGTGCCGGCCTGGACTGCCGCATCTTCGTGCCGGCCGCTGCTCCGGAGGGCAAACTCGTCCAGCCCCGGGTGTACGGCGCGGACGTGCTCGCCGTCGACGGCAGCTACGACGAGGCGTACGACCTGAGCCTGGAGGTGACCGACGCCTACGGCTGGTACAACCGGAACGCCGCCATCAACCCGTTCCAGATCGAGGGCAAGCGCACCGTCGGCCACGAGCTCGCCGAGCAGACCCGCGACGAGATCCCGGACTGGGTCGTGTTCTCGATGGGAGACGGCTGCACCATCGCGGGCTGCTGGAAGGGCCTCCGCGAGTTCGCCGAGCTGGGCTACGTGGACGACACGCCGAAGATGCTCGGGGTGCAGCCCGAGGGCGCGAGCGCGATCCACGACGCGTTCCACGGCGCGGAGGACCACGAGATGGTCGCGGAGACGCTCGCCGACGCGGTCGCCGTGGGACGGCCCCGGAACACGGTGAAGGCCTGCCGCGCGCTCGAGGAGAGCGGCGGCACCGCCGTCACCGTCACCGACGATGCCATCCTCGACGCCGAGACGCTGCTCGGCCGGACCGAGGGCATCTACGCCGAGCCGTCGGGCGCGGCCCCCGTCGCCGGCATCCGGAAGGCGCGCGAACAGGGCATCATCGAACCCGACGAGTCGGTCGTCGCGGTCGTCACCGGCTTCGGGCTGAAGGACACCCAGGGCGCGAAGCAGGCCATCGGCGACGTGACCGAGGTCGCGCCGTCGCTGGACGACGTGGCCGCGCTCTACGGCGCGAGCGACGACGGTGACGGAGACGAGTCCTCGCTCACGGGGCGGGGCGCATGA
- a CDS encoding A24 family peptidase C-terminal domain-containing protein — MVDVGPISGTLPDLLRLATVPVFGVLAYRDIRTRRIDSITWVPLTLLGVLLLGVEWQRAAAAGGTDLRVFVLTTAISVGFVVSLAYVFHFLGAFGGADARALMTIAVLYPSYPGYVGGEVLSVAGVTIPVGDPAPVAVLSFTILTNAVAWGIAYPLLLAARNGAMGHVSKRMFVGVPVRWDAVPETHGKLLDSGSRGIGERLRALVYPRGTGLDLDAVRMYLRWRGATLAELRDDPDRFRDPDSLPDEPNDPTDGAVDLDVATDGGEPVDDVDGVEEAVAAEPAAADTDHDESDIDPWGAAAFLDDIEGDAYGTSPARLREGLDRLTTEEWLWVTPGIPFLVPVFLGLVAAFVYGDLLVGLLRVLGLV; from the coding sequence GTGGTAGACGTTGGCCCCATCTCCGGGACGCTGCCCGACCTGTTGCGACTGGCGACGGTGCCCGTCTTCGGCGTCCTCGCGTATCGGGACATCCGGACGCGACGTATCGACAGCATCACCTGGGTCCCGTTGACCCTGCTCGGCGTGCTCCTGCTCGGCGTCGAGTGGCAGCGCGCGGCCGCCGCCGGGGGCACGGACCTCCGCGTGTTCGTCCTCACCACCGCCATCAGCGTGGGCTTCGTCGTGTCGCTGGCGTACGTGTTCCACTTCCTCGGGGCGTTCGGCGGGGCGGACGCCCGGGCGCTGATGACCATCGCGGTGCTGTACCCGAGCTATCCGGGCTACGTGGGCGGCGAGGTGCTGTCGGTCGCGGGCGTGACCATCCCCGTCGGCGACCCCGCGCCGGTCGCGGTGCTCTCCTTCACCATCCTGACCAACGCGGTCGCCTGGGGCATCGCGTACCCGCTGTTGCTGGCGGCGCGCAACGGGGCGATGGGCCACGTCTCGAAGCGGATGTTCGTCGGGGTTCCGGTGCGCTGGGATGCGGTGCCGGAGACCCACGGCAAGCTCCTCGACTCGGGGAGCAGGGGCATCGGCGAGCGGCTCCGGGCGCTCGTCTATCCGCGCGGGACGGGACTCGACCTCGACGCGGTCAGGATGTACCTGCGCTGGCGGGGGGCGACGCTCGCCGAACTCCGGGACGACCCCGATCGGTTCCGGGACCCCGACTCGCTCCCGGACGAACCGAACGACCCGACCGACGGCGCGGTCGACCTCGACGTGGCGACCGACGGCGGGGAGCCGGTGGACGACGTGGACGGTGTCGAGGAGGCGGTCGCCGCCGAGCCTGCAGCCGCCGATACCGACCACGACGAGTCCGACATCGACCCCTGGGGTGCGGCGGCGTTCCTCGACGACATCGAGGGTGACGCCTACGGCACGTCGCCGGCACGCCTCCGGGAGGGGCTGGACCGGCTGACGACCGAAGAATGGCTGTGGGTCACGCCGGGCATCCCGTTCCTCGTGCCGGTGTTCCTCGGACTGGTCGCCGCGTTCGTCTACGGCGACCTGCTCGTCGGGCTGCTCCGGGTGCTCGGGCTGGTCTAG
- a CDS encoding DUF7504 family protein, whose translation MTDRDTIGDTGNVLVTTAATDHGHCSDLLETGDPNTRAELTVSLPEAQSEQTGFGSASSTQPARKGLISVGDVLRSAAEGGPDFGAPVVMDAVEEPTDLQGIGTAISRYCQRWDEEDYDIVVCFDSLTELLDHASPEVVFQFCHVLTSRLSSVDALAHFHLDPEAHSDETVATFQSIFDETVGETTEADAIEAFAEATDDDIAALTESWSAEANYSIVGDDDYARPDEVSEASDDDIADSLPVE comes from the coding sequence ATGACCGACCGAGACACCATCGGGGACACCGGGAACGTCCTCGTGACCACCGCGGCGACGGACCACGGCCACTGCAGCGACCTGCTGGAGACGGGCGACCCGAACACACGAGCCGAACTGACCGTCTCGCTGCCGGAGGCACAGTCCGAACAGACCGGATTCGGGAGCGCCTCGAGCACGCAGCCGGCGCGCAAGGGGCTCATCTCGGTCGGCGACGTGCTCCGGTCGGCGGCGGAAGGTGGGCCGGACTTCGGTGCACCGGTCGTGATGGACGCCGTAGAGGAACCCACCGACCTCCAGGGCATCGGCACCGCCATCAGCCGCTACTGCCAGCGCTGGGACGAAGAGGACTACGACATCGTCGTCTGCTTCGACTCGCTGACCGAGCTGCTCGACCACGCCAGCCCGGAGGTCGTCTTCCAGTTCTGCCACGTCCTCACGAGCCGCCTCTCCTCCGTCGACGCGCTCGCACACTTCCACCTCGACCCCGAGGCGCACAGCGACGAGACGGTCGCCACCTTCCAGTCCATCTTCGACGAGACCGTCGGCGAGACGACCGAGGCCGACGCCATCGAGGCGTTCGCGGAGGCGACCGACGACGACATCGCGGCGCTCACCGAGAGCTGGAGCGCCGAGGCGAACTACTCCATCGTCGGCGACGACGACTACGCCCGCCCCGACGAGGTCAGCGAGGCCTCCGACGACGACATCGCCGACTCCCTGCCGGTTGAGTAA
- a CDS encoding DUF7504 family protein encodes MSEHGTDGNPRTVLLLDEMAEDEVGEHCDGLMGGPPADRRAELVVSFPEDVTDRLDFGSLSGGRQPTKRGIVTVGETMQAAGAGRPDFSEPIVEQTVADPTDLQRLGEVISQFCGVWDDAGYDIVVCFDSLTELLDANDPEVVFQFCHVLSGRLESVGAVAHFHLDPNAHSQQLQLTFEQILDETLVEEIDVEHLVPGGSSRASDADVARETETVDLDDPNEVAAANESPSESSVPAGRSGEASDDDIADALPD; translated from the coding sequence ATGAGTGAACACGGCACGGACGGCAACCCGAGAACAGTCCTCCTCCTCGACGAGATGGCCGAGGACGAGGTCGGCGAGCACTGCGACGGCCTGATGGGGGGACCGCCCGCGGACCGGCGCGCCGAACTCGTCGTCTCGTTCCCGGAGGACGTCACCGACAGGCTCGACTTCGGCTCGCTCTCCGGCGGGCGACAGCCGACGAAACGGGGTATCGTCACCGTCGGCGAGACGATGCAGGCCGCCGGTGCCGGACGACCGGACTTCAGCGAGCCCATCGTCGAACAGACCGTCGCGGACCCGACCGACCTCCAGCGACTCGGCGAGGTAATCAGCCAGTTCTGTGGCGTCTGGGACGACGCCGGCTACGACATCGTCGTCTGCTTCGACTCGCTGACCGAGCTGCTCGACGCGAACGACCCCGAGGTCGTCTTCCAGTTCTGTCACGTGCTCTCGGGCCGGCTCGAATCGGTCGGCGCGGTCGCGCACTTCCACCTCGACCCGAACGCACACAGCCAGCAGCTCCAGCTCACCTTCGAGCAGATACTCGACGAGACGCTCGTCGAGGAGATCGATGTCGAACACCTCGTCCCCGGCGGGAGCAGCCGGGCCAGCGACGCCGACGTCGCCCGCGAGACCGAGACCGTCGACCTCGACGACCCGAACGAGGTCGCGGCCGCGAACGAGTCGCCGTCCGAGTCGTCCGTGCCCGCCGGCCGCTCCGGCGAAGCGTCCGACGACGATATCGCCGACGCACTGCCGGACTGA
- a CDS encoding SLC13 family permease, translating into MAALTPEILLVFALVTVVLVLFATEPVPVDITALGLMVALMVGGPLSQQLAAAGLIGGPVELLPDYPSDGLAGFASTATITVLAMFILSDGVQRTGIVQILGRKLAALTGDSETRQLGATMGVVAPLSGFINNTAAVAILLPMVTDIAHEGNTSPSKLLIPLSYASMFGGTLTLIGTSTNILASEVAADIASDVADPSPAVVELQDGFSMFEFTALGAIVTVVGFAYFLVVGRYLLPSRIEPEDDLAAEFRLSEYLTEVVVREDSPLVGQTVRDALVETEFDVDLVQLHRGDRVFLEPLGPKTIQAGDLFTVRTDRETLVSLLDAEGLEVVPGMQVSDEELERAEAVENLVEVVVAPGSHVVGESLSSVNFRQRYDATVLALRRGGELIRKRMDDIRLRVGDTLLVQATADSIQRLDTNRDFIVAQEIERHDYREERIPVAIGIILAVVGLAAVDLLPIVVSALGGAVAMVLTGCLKPGEVYDAVQWDVIILLAGVIPLGTAMQHTGAALYLADLLVQTETYLPVVAVLGLFYVLTAALTNVVSNNASVVLMIPVAFDTAARLGASPYAFVLAVTFAASTAFMTPVGYQTNLFVYGPGGYKFTDYAVVGTPLQLIFAVVTTLGIAMLWPL; encoded by the coding sequence GTGGCCGCGCTCACACCCGAGATACTGCTGGTCTTCGCGCTCGTCACCGTCGTGCTCGTCCTGTTCGCGACGGAGCCGGTGCCCGTCGACATCACCGCACTCGGCCTGATGGTCGCGCTCATGGTCGGCGGACCGCTCTCCCAGCAGCTCGCGGCGGCCGGGCTCATCGGCGGACCGGTGGAACTCCTGCCGGACTATCCGTCCGACGGGCTCGCGGGCTTCGCGTCGACGGCGACCATCACCGTGCTGGCGATGTTCATCCTCTCCGACGGCGTCCAGCGCACGGGCATCGTCCAGATACTCGGCCGGAAGCTCGCCGCGCTCACCGGCGACTCGGAGACGCGGCAGCTCGGGGCGACGATGGGGGTCGTCGCCCCGCTCTCGGGCTTCATCAACAACACCGCGGCCGTCGCCATCCTGCTGCCGATGGTCACCGACATCGCCCACGAGGGCAACACCTCGCCATCGAAGCTGCTCATCCCGCTGTCGTACGCCTCGATGTTCGGCGGGACGCTCACGCTCATCGGCACGTCGACGAACATCCTCGCGAGCGAGGTCGCCGCCGACATCGCCAGCGACGTGGCCGACCCCAGCCCGGCCGTCGTCGAGTTGCAGGACGGCTTCTCGATGTTCGAGTTCACCGCGCTCGGTGCCATCGTCACGGTCGTCGGCTTCGCGTACTTCCTGGTCGTCGGGCGTTACCTGCTGCCGTCCCGCATCGAACCCGAGGACGACCTCGCCGCCGAGTTCCGTCTTTCGGAGTACCTCACCGAGGTCGTCGTCCGCGAGGACTCGCCGCTCGTCGGCCAGACCGTCCGCGACGCCCTCGTCGAGACCGAGTTCGACGTCGACCTCGTCCAGCTGCACCGCGGCGACCGGGTGTTCCTCGAACCGCTCGGCCCCAAGACGATCCAGGCCGGCGACCTGTTCACCGTCCGCACCGACCGCGAGACGCTCGTCTCCCTGCTCGACGCGGAGGGGCTGGAGGTCGTCCCCGGGATGCAGGTGTCCGACGAGGAACTCGAACGGGCCGAGGCCGTCGAGAACCTCGTCGAGGTCGTCGTCGCCCCCGGCTCGCACGTCGTCGGCGAGTCGCTCTCCTCCGTGAACTTCCGGCAGCGCTACGACGCGACCGTGCTCGCGCTCCGACGCGGCGGCGAACTCATCAGAAAACGCATGGACGACATCCGTCTCCGCGTCGGGGACACCCTGCTCGTCCAGGCGACCGCCGACAGCATCCAGCGCCTCGATACCAACCGCGACTTCATCGTCGCCCAGGAGATCGAGCGCCACGACTACCGCGAGGAGCGGATCCCCGTCGCCATCGGCATCATCCTCGCCGTCGTCGGCCTCGCCGCCGTCGACCTCCTCCCCATCGTCGTCTCCGCACTCGGCGGGGCCGTCGCCATGGTCCTCACGGGCTGTCTCAAACCCGGCGAGGTGTACGACGCCGTCCAGTGGGACGTCATCATCCTCCTCGCGGGCGTCATCCCCCTCGGCACCGCGATGCAGCACACCGGCGCGGCGCTCTACCTCGCCGACCTGCTCGTCCAGACCGAAACGTACCTGCCGGTCGTCGCCGTCCTCGGGCTGTTCTACGTGCTGACGGCGGCACTGACGAACGTCGTCTCCAACAACGCCAGCGTCGTGCTCATGATCCCCGTCGCGTTCGACACCGCCGCACGGCTCGGCGCATCGCCGTACGCGTTCGTCCTCGCGGTCACCTTCGCCGCCTCGACCGCGTTCATGACCCCCGTCGGCTACCAGACCAACCTGTTCGTCTACGGCCCCGGCGGCTACAAGTTCACGGACTACGCCGTGGTGGGGACGCCGCTCCAGCTCATCTTCGCCGTGGTGACGACGCTCGGTATCGCGATGCTGTGGCCACTGTGA
- a CDS encoding group I intron-associated PD-(D/E)XK endonuclease, which yields MEPHRKGDLTEAVVLAALQRRGIAVCRPFGDNERYDLVAERRDGSLVTVQVKTGWVADGRIQFSTQSTHTNSKGNVRKRYDGDVDVFVVYCYETETMYLVGEQEFDRSISLRVEEPEIRHTNINWADEFEFDERWPLDTDTDEHSLGTTDPTTVACVDALEAVGLPVWRPVRGQSERNVVAEIEGRLYRVRVETGFLRNGRIKVNPDETETDCYLVYCDDLDTVYAVDANGVADSFSLRVSDPERVRPNTKFATDYEIERNWPPV from the coding sequence ATGGAGCCACATCGGAAGGGTGACCTGACGGAAGCGGTCGTTCTGGCAGCGCTGCAACGACGAGGAATCGCGGTCTGCCGGCCGTTCGGTGACAACGAGCGATACGACCTCGTCGCGGAACGCCGGGACGGTTCGCTCGTCACGGTTCAGGTCAAGACGGGATGGGTCGCGGACGGTCGTATCCAGTTCAGCACCCAGTCCACCCACACGAACTCGAAGGGAAACGTTCGGAAGCGCTACGATGGCGACGTCGACGTGTTCGTCGTCTACTGCTACGAGACGGAGACGATGTACCTCGTCGGCGAGCAGGAGTTCGACAGGAGCATCTCACTGCGAGTCGAGGAACCCGAAATCCGCCACACGAACATCAACTGGGCCGACGAGTTCGAATTCGATGAGCGCTGGCCACTCGATACTGACACCGACGAACACTCGCTCGGGACGACCGACCCAACTACGGTCGCGTGTGTCGATGCACTCGAAGCAGTCGGCCTGCCGGTGTGGCGGCCGGTTCGGGGCCAGAGCGAGCGAAACGTCGTCGCCGAGATAGAGGGGAGGCTGTACCGTGTCCGGGTCGAAACCGGGTTTCTCCGGAACGGACGGATAAAGGTCAATCCAGACGAGACGGAGACCGACTGCTATCTCGTCTACTGTGACGACCTCGACACCGTCTATGCAGTCGATGCAAACGGGGTCGCAGACTCGTTCTCTCTCAGAGTGAGCGACCCGGAACGAGTACGGCCGAACACGAAATTCGCAACCGACTACGAGATAGAGCGCAACTGGCCACCGGTCTGA